ATTCACGGTCTAAATGAGGTACAAGACGCTCATCAATTTGTGCAGTTTTAGACGCTACGCCCGCCAGTAACTCACGGAAGTAAGCAAGGTCAACGCCATCTGTCTTCTGTTCAGTTAAAAACTCATGTTCAACATCAGCAACATTGTTTTGGCTAAGCTGCCATGAATAAATAGCTTGAACAGCTAAACGACGTGCCTTACGGCGCTCTGAAGGCTTCATTAAATTTCCTACTATACCAACTGTTGTTCTAGATCTTGCAGCACATTAACCATT
This DNA window, taken from Shewanella maritima, encodes the following:
- the nusB gene encoding transcription antitermination factor NusB produces the protein MKPSERRKARRLAVQAIYSWQLSQNNVADVEHEFLTEQKTDGVDLAYFRELLAGVASKTAQIDERLVPHLDREFDDVSPVEKAIVRLAAYELTYRDDVPFKVAINEAIELAKAFGADDSHKFVNGLLDKLVKQK